The Ficedula albicollis isolate OC2 chromosome 5, FicAlb1.5, whole genome shotgun sequence genome includes the window ggggggggggggggggggggggggggggggggggggggggggggggggggggggggggggggggggggggggggggggggggggggggggggggggggggggggggggggggggggggggggggggggggggggggggggggggggggggggggggggggggggggggggggggggggggggggggggggggggggggggggggggggggggggggggggggggggggggggggggggggggggggggggggggggggggggggggggggggggggggggcaccctctctgcccggccccgccgcccctCAGAGCCCGCCGGGCGCCATCGCTCACCGCCGGCTCAAACCCAGCGCGCGGCCCCGCCCGCGCCTCTCATTGGGCCGTTCGCCGTTCGAAATCAGGCCCCGGCCGCCCAACGGCCACGCGGGGCTGCCCGCCGCGCCTGCCGCCGTGCGCCGCCTCCGGGCCTGCCCAGCCAAGGCCCCCGCGGGCGATCGCGCTGGCTGCCTAAGGGCTGGGAGGGGTGGAACAGTGGGAGCGGCCTCATCCCTCCGTCCCTCCAGCCcttcatccctccatccctgcatcctcctcgtcgctccatcccttcatcctcctcatcgCTCCATCCGCCCTTCATCCCTCCATCCGTGCATCCCATACGCCTTCAATCCCTCCAGCCCATACGCCCTCATCCCCAGCATTTGCCCGCCCCTCGCCCCCACAAGTGTCGGGCCAGCGGTGCCGAGTTTGGGGATGGTTCAGCTAGTGGTCACTTAGAAACAAACGTCTCTTTCTCCGAAAATAAGTTTCAAATTAAAGCAGCCGCCCGCCGCGGTTTTGTGGGTAAACTGAAGTCCCCACCGAACCTATGGCCAGGGAACGCCGGGTGTGGGCGCAGAAAAAGTGTCGAGGTTTTTCCCATCTGTTTCCGTCACTGGCGCTGCTTTCCCCTGCGTTACCTGGGCCCTGTGCCCCCGCCGATCCATTATTTCCACCATTCTCTGCTGACAGAGCCACGCTCCGCAATCCAAGTGGCACTCGAACCATTTGCTCCAGGTTTGGCTTGTACTTTGTAAATTGGGTTCCCTTGCCCGTTCCGTACAGTGAGCTCAGACACCTCCCGCAGCAGAGGCATTTTGGGCTTTGTCCTCTGTCATTATAGGAAGcactgcttccttttttccttggtgtttttttgttttgttttttttttcgagttttgtttgttttttgggtttttttcccattccgAAGTAACTCTTCACATGCCAACAACAACACTCCAGTTAGCCAAATTCAGTCTTTCTGTGTAGTCAGAAAAAAGCTCTGTACCAAAAATAagctttccagcttttcctttgtaAGTATTCAGTTCTTAGTTCTAAAGCAAGTCAAACTTTACTGAGAGAAACATTAAGATTACTGCAAAGCTTACACACAGAATGACCACAAGCTCGTTACAGTGCTCTGAACACTTAGGGACACAAAgctagagaagaaaaagagaataacTAGAATTTTCACAAATGTAAGAAAAGtgtaaatggaaaaaacccctctAACAAATTGTAAAGAGGAAAGACATAGCAACAGTAATAAAAAGCAGATTAGATACAAATTTACTTAAGTAAACCCCCCCTATTTTGATTATGGATGTCTAAATTATGTCATTGTACAAAAGTAATATTCCCCTAAATATGGTTTTACTGTAAATTTACTGTATTCTTATCTGTCCTGACATTGAAATGTCCTGGCTTTGAAGTGgcatgaaaatacaaaatttaacCCTAAAATATCACtaaatttctgtaaatatgagaaaaataaaggaatcaAATAAATAGCTAccataaaatttcatttaaaccATCTTCATTCCAATGGAGTTTTTTTGTAGTAATGATGAATTACACAAGAGGGAGCTATGACTGGATAAATGTATCAGAGCTTTTCATACTGAGTATTTTCTCTTTAGTACTCACTTAAGACAAAATACATTATGATAGTATGTAGtgcatttttttacttaaaaaatgTGGTGTGGGTAATATTTAAAGTGACAGTATTATCCAAATTTTGTCAACATCATttgtcaaatattttaatattctttagGTGACTATTTTAGcgtgtttctgttttatttgcagGTAGAGACTGGAGcatgaaaaattgcttttcaaataaGAACTATAGTTTTGCAACCAGTTGTAGCATCCCATCTCAAATCTATTACACCCGTTTGAAATCGAgttaggaaaaataaacagctatTTGGCATtgtcctggggtgactttatgatgcttgtatccccagttttctgttctgcttatGCTGGATATTGAGTTCTTTGCCTTTAAAACTACATTTGAGAGCAGAGGGTGGGGAGAAGGAGTGGAATGTCTGAGGTGGCTGTAttcaaaaacataaaaataagagCTTCAGCGCTCTCTCAGTGCATGTTGTCTGCAGCATGGACAGTGGGAGAGAAACAGGGAGTTTTTGTTTTAGTTGCTAGTTTTCCTCATTAGTTACAGGAAAGAAAGTTTTCCCAAGACTGTGTCTTTTTTCCTAGAACTGTTCAAACTTGCTCTGGACCAAAATCCCAGGGAtgtggcattttccagcacaggagggactgATAAGagactgagagagctgagctACACATGGAAAGGACTCTCTCTGAGTTTGCCATCTCTCCAGAATGAGAGGTTACActgtttaatattattaatttttccatgtttgtgAGAACTTTGCTtattaaatacagttttttccacttttctccaaggaaatctTTCCCAAACCATTTGGGAGAAGGGCTACTTGAATTTGCTTTCTAGAGGAGACCGCTTCAGAAATTTCCTCCCAAAAATTTGCCCTAAACAAGGACAGGCATCTTCTCTTTgtcctcccactgccccagatTGTCTCAGAA containing:
- the LOC101815660 gene encoding uncharacterized protein LOC101815660, whose amino-acid sequence is MSQPAGRHRSPPAQTQRAAPPAPLIGPFAVRNQAPAAQRPRGAARRACRRAPPPGLPSQGPRGRSRWLPKGWEGWNSGSGLIPPSLQPFIPPSLHPPRRSIPSSSSSLHPPFIPPSVHPIRLQSLQPIRPHPQHLPAPRPHKCRASGAEFGDGSASGHLETNVSFSENKFQIKAAARRGFVGKLKSPPNLWPGNAGCGRRKSVEVFPICFRHWRCFPLRYLGPVPPPIHYFHHSLLTEPRSAIQVALEPFAPELFKLALDQNPRDVAFSSTGGTDKRLRELSYTWKGLSLSLPSLQNERVTRPASKPAPAWASPSMGPQILPGACFSADFHLLQPSTSSGMGSFIRWRMGSSNRWTACLTLVFT